Within the Vibrio tasmaniensis genome, the region CTTTGGATGATATTTGACCTTAAAAAGGTAAGTACTCACTTATCCCAGCCTCTTTTATAAACAATCAACAGCACAATCCCCACTTCTTTATGAGAATTATTCTCAATATTTTGTTACATTTTGGTCGTTATTACTAAAAGGCAACAAATATGGATATTTCCCGTCGTAAGTTTATTCAATCATCCCTCGCTATATCTGCACTAACAGTCCTACCTGCTTGTTCAATGAAGCGGTCTGTTGATGAACAAGGAAAGTATGTTTATGACTTAACTGCTGAACCTTCAATGGCTGAGTTAGTCGCGGGATTTGACACCAATGTTTTAGCCTTTAATGGTCAGATTCCGGCTCCGACGATTCGATGTCGACAGGATGAAAAGGTCACAATTCGTTTTACGAATAAGTTATCAGAACCGACGACTATCCATTGGCATGGTTTAAGAATTCCTATCGAAATGGATGGAGTTCCCTTCTTAAGTCAGCCACCGATCATGCCAGGTGAAACATTCATTTATGAGTTTACGCCGCCAGATGCTGGCACATTTTGGTATCACCCACATATGAATAGCGTTAAACAACTTGGTATGGGTTTGGTTGGGCTAATTATCGTAGAAGAAAGTACTCCAGTGCAGTTTGACGAAGAACATGCATTGATGCTGAAGCATTGGCATATCGATCAAAAGGGTCAATGGAAAGACTTAATGATTCCCCGACTCAGTGCTCGTATGGGCACTCCTGGTGAGTGGAGTAGCGTTAATGGAGTTCATGAACCTGTATACCAGTTGAAGCAGTATGCAGCGACTAGACTGCGTATTGCTAATGTCGATAATACGATCACTTATCCTATTGCTATCGAAGGGGCTGAGGCATGGGTGATTGCCATCGATGGTAACCCTGTGAAAAAGCCTTACAAACTGACTCAACATAAAATCGGCCCAGGGATGCGCGTGGATATTGGACTGATCGCTCCTAAAACTGGTGAGCGAGTTAACGTTCTCCAAATGAAGGGACGTTTCCCATTTTCTTTGTGTGAATTTGAAGTCGTAGATTCAGCATTTACTCAAAAGCGAGTGTTGCCATTATTACCATTGAATCCAGTACCTAACCTAGATCTTGCTAATGCTGAAGAGATCGATTTTGTGTTCGAGTGGGAAGGCGCGGTATCACCAGTATCTAAAGATGGGAAGTCGATGCCTAAATTTTGGCTTACTAATAAAAGAGCATGGGAGGGGATGAGCAAAGACAGTATCCCTGAACCGTTGGCGACTTTAGATTTAGGTAAGACTTACATATTCGATCTTAAGAACGTCACTCAGTATCATCACCCGATTCATATTCACGGTCATACATTCACTGTATTGGAACTTGATGGTAAAAAAATTGAAGAACCTTTCCATACCGATACAGTGCTACTTGGAAGAAACGGCCGAGCTAAAGCGGCATTTGTTGCAGACAACCCAGGACGTTGGATGTATCACTGTCATGTTATAGAACACATGAAAACGGGTTTAATGGGATATATCGAAGTTAAGTGACACCTGTAACGTTTAATATTTGCGCATGCATTCTTAGTTTCTACCCTCGCTTTTATCGGCGGTAAAGCTAGAATATAGGGACTATTGTTTGGGAGGATTCATGGGTCAGTTATCTATTTTAGGTTTTATTGCCATTGGTGGCGCATTTGGTGCTTGTTCGCGCTATTTGATTTCAGAGTTATGTGTAGTGATGCTAGGGCGTGGCTTTCCTTATGGTACGCTGACTGTTAACGTGATTGGCTCTTTAATTATGGGATTACTCATCGCAGCGTTTGAGAATGAGATGGTTGCGACAGAACCATGGAGACAGATCATCGGTCTTGGTTTCCTTGGAGCATTGACTACATTTTCTACATTTTCGATGGATAACGTGCTTCTTATGCAGCAGGGTGCTTTCTTTAAGATGGGACTCAATGTGCTACTCAACGTGGTTCTCAGCATCTCTGCAGCATGGATCGGTTTCCAACTTCTGATAAAGTCTTAAAACTTTCTTACGGTTTGTTAACAACTCGGCTTGGTTTATCCAAGCCGTTTTTATATACTCGGTAATACTTGTCGGAGTGCCATATGGCTGAGACCGTTAACTCGGGATCCGTTGAACCTGATCAGGCTAATACCTGCGAAGGGAACAAGAGTAGATATCTAACTAGAATCCTTCTAGAGATCTATCTCCAGATCACAACTGCATTTTCTTGCTGTGATCCCTCTTGTAGCATCTAATCCGTCAAGCATTTTTATCCCTATAAATAATGGCTAAAAGCCAAGGAAAAATGCTATGTCGAGTCGTAAACAAGCAAGACTGGAAGCGAAGAATTTCATTGATTCTTTATCCGTACAACCTTATCCAAATTCAAAAAAAGCTTATATCCAAGGATCTCGCGAGGACATTCAAGTCCCTGTACGAGAAATATCACTCGCTGATAGCCTTGTTGGTGGTACCAAAAAAGAGCCTGTATTCGAACCTAATGTACCCATTCAAGTTTACGATACCTCAGGTGTTTACACTGACCCTACACATCAAATAGACCTGTATAGCGGCCTTCCTAAGTTGCGTGAGCAATGGATTGATGAGCGTGGTGATACGGAACTGTTAGATGATGTAAGCTCTGTTTACACTAAAGAGCGTTTAGAAGATGAAACTCTAGACGACCTTCGTTACGGCAATCTACCTAGAATTCGTCGCGCGACTGGCGGTCAATGTGTTACTCAGCTGCATTATGCTCGTCAGGGGATTATCACTCCTGAGATGGAGTACATTGCGATACGTGAGAACATGGGACGCCAGAAGTTTGCTGATGAGCAGCTGAACCATCAACACCCTGGCCATAACTTTGGCGCCAACCTACCTAAAGAAATTACCCCTGAGTTCGTACGTAAAGAGGTTGCTGAAGGCCGAGCTATTATTCCTTCAAACATCAACCATCCAGAATCAGAACCGATGATTATCGGCCGAAACTTCTTAGTGAAGGTGAACGCCAATATCGGTAACTCTTCAGTAAGCTCTTCGATTGAAGAAGAAGTTGAGAAATTAGTATGGTCAACTCGTTGGGGTGGCGATACCGTGATGGACCTTTCCACCGGCCGCAATATCCACGAGACTCGCGAATGGATCTTGCGTAATAGTCCGGTGCCAATTGGTACGGTTCCTATGTATCAAGCGCTTGAAAAAGTGAACGGCGTTGCGGAAGACCTTAACTGGGAAGTAATGCGTGATACTTTGATCGAGCAAGCAGAGCAGGGTGTTGATTACTTCACTATCCACGCAGGCTTACTGCTTCGTTACGTACCAATGACCGCTAAGCGTGTGACTGGTATTGTCTCTCGTGGCGGCTCCATCATTGCGAAGTGGTGCCTTGCTCATCACCAAGAAAGTTTCCTTTATACCCACTTCCGTGAGATCTGTGAGATCTGTGCGAAGTACGATGTAGCTCTGTCATTGGGTGATGGTCTACGCCCGGGTTCGATTGCTGATGCCAATGATGAGGCTCAATTCTCGGAGTTACGTACTCTAGGTGAGTTAACTAAGGTTGCTTGGGAATACGACGTGCAGGTGATCATTGAAGGCCCTGGACATGTGCCAATGCACTTAATTAAAGAGAATATGGACGAGCAGTTAGAGCACTGCCATGAAGCACCTTTCTATACTTTAGGTCCATTGACTACTGATATTGCCCCTGGTTATGACCATATTACCTCTGGTATTGGCGCGGCCATGATTGGTTGGTACGGCTGTGCAATGCTCTGTTATGTCACACCTAAAGAGCACCTAGGCTTACCAAATAAAGAAGATGTGAAGACTGGCCTGATTACATACAAGCTAGCAGCACACGCAGCGGATCTTGCTAAAGGACACCCGGGCGCACAAATTCGAGATAATGCACTCTCAAAGGCACGTTTTGAATTCCGTTGGGAAGACCAATTCAATCTAGCTTTAGATCCTGAAACCGCGCGTTCATTCCATGATGAAACTCTGCCACAAGAATCCGGTAAGGTTGCTCACTTCTGCTCAATGTGTGGACCTAAATTCTGCTCGATGAAGATCTCTCAGGAAGTCCGAGAGTATGCGAAAGATACCGAACAAGTGGCTGCTGATCAGGCTATTGAAATTAAGATGTTGGATAACCCGTTGGAAGGGATGCGTCAGAAATCACAAGAGTTCCGTGATACTGGCTCTGAACTTTACCACCCAGCTGTGGGCGTAAAAGAAGCTCAATTAGAGGAATAATGACAGTGAAGATTCTCATCCCATCTCAAGACATCGAGTTAACGGGGGAGGTTCAAAACTGTCTATTGGTTGCTAAGCGACAAGGCTTGGCAACCGGTGCAGTTGAGTTGGGTGTAAGCCCAACTCAATACTTCTCTGTTGTTGATATTCAGCAGACGTTA harbors:
- a CDS encoding multicopper oxidase family protein; the protein is MDISRRKFIQSSLAISALTVLPACSMKRSVDEQGKYVYDLTAEPSMAELVAGFDTNVLAFNGQIPAPTIRCRQDEKVTIRFTNKLSEPTTIHWHGLRIPIEMDGVPFLSQPPIMPGETFIYEFTPPDAGTFWYHPHMNSVKQLGMGLVGLIIVEESTPVQFDEEHALMLKHWHIDQKGQWKDLMIPRLSARMGTPGEWSSVNGVHEPVYQLKQYAATRLRIANVDNTITYPIAIEGAEAWVIAIDGNPVKKPYKLTQHKIGPGMRVDIGLIAPKTGERVNVLQMKGRFPFSLCEFEVVDSAFTQKRVLPLLPLNPVPNLDLANAEEIDFVFEWEGAVSPVSKDGKSMPKFWLTNKRAWEGMSKDSIPEPLATLDLGKTYIFDLKNVTQYHHPIHIHGHTFTVLELDGKKIEEPFHTDTVLLGRNGRAKAAFVADNPGRWMYHCHVIEHMKTGLMGYIEVK
- the crcB gene encoding fluoride efflux transporter CrcB; its protein translation is MGQLSILGFIAIGGAFGACSRYLISELCVVMLGRGFPYGTLTVNVIGSLIMGLLIAAFENEMVATEPWRQIIGLGFLGALTTFSTFSMDNVLLMQQGAFFKMGLNVLLNVVLSISAAWIGFQLLIKS
- the thiC gene encoding phosphomethylpyrimidine synthase ThiC, with the protein product MSSRKQARLEAKNFIDSLSVQPYPNSKKAYIQGSREDIQVPVREISLADSLVGGTKKEPVFEPNVPIQVYDTSGVYTDPTHQIDLYSGLPKLREQWIDERGDTELLDDVSSVYTKERLEDETLDDLRYGNLPRIRRATGGQCVTQLHYARQGIITPEMEYIAIRENMGRQKFADEQLNHQHPGHNFGANLPKEITPEFVRKEVAEGRAIIPSNINHPESEPMIIGRNFLVKVNANIGNSSVSSSIEEEVEKLVWSTRWGGDTVMDLSTGRNIHETREWILRNSPVPIGTVPMYQALEKVNGVAEDLNWEVMRDTLIEQAEQGVDYFTIHAGLLLRYVPMTAKRVTGIVSRGGSIIAKWCLAHHQESFLYTHFREICEICAKYDVALSLGDGLRPGSIADANDEAQFSELRTLGELTKVAWEYDVQVIIEGPGHVPMHLIKENMDEQLEHCHEAPFYTLGPLTTDIAPGYDHITSGIGAAMIGWYGCAMLCYVTPKEHLGLPNKEDVKTGLITYKLAAHAADLAKGHPGAQIRDNALSKARFEFRWEDQFNLALDPETARSFHDETLPQESGKVAHFCSMCGPKFCSMKISQEVREYAKDTEQVAADQAIEIKMLDNPLEGMRQKSQEFRDTGSELYHPAVGVKEAQLEE